One segment of Dolichospermum sp. DET69 DNA contains the following:
- a CDS encoding N-acetylmannosamine-6-phosphate 2-epimerase encodes MTNLPKGLIVSCQAPVNSPLHDPYIIAAMAQAAVNNGAVAVRIDTPIHIQAVRKKVQVPIIGLWKQIITGSDVYITPQFHHAVAVAEAGADIIAIDATIRNRPCNEQLADIITLIHQQLNKPVMADVDTYEAAQLAVSLGVDIVGTTLFGYTGSTQKFSPPGWELLTQIIENLDTFVICEGGISSPEMAKKALDLGADAVVVGGAITGIDLLVKAYDSALSKHN; translated from the coding sequence ATGACTAATTTACCAAAAGGATTAATTGTTTCCTGTCAAGCGCCTGTAAATTCTCCATTACATGATCCTTATATAATTGCTGCAATGGCACAAGCCGCAGTTAATAATGGGGCTGTAGCTGTGAGAATTGATACGCCCATTCATATCCAAGCTGTGCGGAAAAAAGTCCAAGTTCCGATTATTGGACTGTGGAAACAAATAATAACTGGTTCTGATGTTTACATTACACCACAGTTTCATCATGCTGTGGCTGTGGCTGAGGCAGGTGCAGATATTATTGCTATAGATGCTACTATTAGAAATCGTCCCTGTAATGAACAGTTAGCAGATATTATTACCCTAATTCATCAACAATTAAACAAGCCAGTTATGGCAGATGTAGATACTTATGAAGCTGCACAATTGGCGGTTAGTTTAGGTGTAGATATTGTAGGAACTACTTTATTTGGTTACACTGGGTCAACTCAAAAATTTTCTCCTCCGGGTTGGGAATTACTCACCCAAATCATCGAAAATCTTGATACTTTTGTGATTTGTGAAGGGGGTATTTCTTCCCCAGAAATGGCTAAAAAAGCCTTAGATTTAGGTGCTGATGCTGTTGTTGTTGGTGGAGCAATTACGGGAATTGATTTGTTAGTTAAAGCTTATGATTCGGCATTAAGTAAGCATAATTAA
- a CDS encoding peptidoglycan-binding protein has translation MENLAYLHLAFANEDEETTELISLSSLLKKAAAPNWQLFSSNAWKYMIPLALTISILNNVSSVFALEKVNQSAAVKNLEQNWISQITTENNGDSVNNLEQNLTSQITAKNNGDSVNNVEQNSTSQMEITNDQIISTAPITPRTPNNIISVSNKRKNPNLFVKGDEGADVKVLQERLKIAGFYYGNSTGIFGPITQEAVKRFQKAYNLTVDGVVGKSTLAKLPAVNDENEITTTSQKSDNRDILSLGDRGEAVRVLQEHLIKAGFLQNQPNGYYGSNTVDAVNRFQKQHQLETNGMAGQTTRAKLYSLVKNSAKSDFTTLEIQRRLQEKGFYKGQINGMMASDTKKAISRAQEFYGISLKDVKSGSF, from the coding sequence ATGGAAAACCTTGCGTATTTACATTTAGCTTTCGCCAACGAAGACGAAGAAACTACTGAGTTAATATCCCTCAGTTCTTTATTGAAAAAAGCAGCCGCACCAAATTGGCAACTCTTTTCTAGCAATGCGTGGAAATATATGATTCCCCTTGCTCTGACTATATCTATTTTGAATAATGTTAGTAGTGTTTTTGCCCTAGAAAAAGTTAATCAAAGTGCTGCTGTCAAAAATCTTGAACAAAATTGGATATCTCAGATTACAACTGAAAATAACGGTGATTCTGTCAACAATCTAGAACAAAATTTGACATCTCAGATTACAGCCAAAAATAACGGTGATTCTGTCAACAATGTAGAACAAAATTCGACATCTCAGATGGAAATAACCAATGACCAAATTATTAGTACAGCCCCGATAACCCCCAGGACCCCAAATAATATTATTTCCGTTAGCAACAAGCGTAAAAACCCCAATCTCTTTGTTAAAGGTGATGAAGGTGCAGATGTCAAAGTTTTACAAGAACGTTTGAAAATCGCTGGTTTTTATTATGGCAATTCCACAGGGATTTTTGGGCCAATTACTCAAGAAGCTGTAAAACGATTTCAAAAAGCTTATAACCTCACCGTTGATGGTGTTGTTGGTAAATCCACATTAGCTAAATTACCAGCAGTGAATGATGAAAATGAAATAACTACTACTTCTCAAAAATCAGATAATCGAGATATACTTAGTTTAGGCGATCGCGGTGAAGCAGTTAGAGTCCTGCAAGAACACTTAATTAAAGCCGGATTTTTGCAAAATCAACCCAATGGTTACTACGGTTCTAACACAGTTGATGCCGTAAATCGCTTTCAAAAACAGCATCAACTAGAAACTAACGGCATGGCTGGACAAACTACCCGCGCTAAGTTATATAGTTTAGTTAAAAATTCTGCCAAAAGTGATTTTACTACTTTAGAAATCCAAAGACGACTACAAGAAAAAGGTTTCTATAAAGGTCAAATCAACGGCATGATGGCATCTGATACCAAAAAAGCAATTAGTCGCGCTCAAGAATTTTATGGTATCAGTCTTAAGGATGTTAAAAGCGGAAGTTTTTAA
- the cobN gene encoding cobaltochelatase subunit CobN: MHRISATPGGLNQSEGLFFLEQTPAPFILITAADTDIQTLAAVVPKLPNQFPELRVANLLQLQQQISIDDYAEKVLESAQVIVLRLIGGSSYWAYGLEVVQEIGQRNGTTLIVMPGDDGLDLDLISKSTLSPEIVKKIWQYFQQGGVENFLNALQFITDTSLLTAFNPPPPQSVPRVGLYEWKEEVGAQVLRPVRSQESERRSYFSPVSPQPKIGILFYRAHYLSGNTKVIDALCTALIEKNLQPVPVFVSSLREPGVTEKLYELFAAKDDHHLSLLMNTTSFSLASLETETPQTEIWEKLNVPVLQVILCASSVEQWESQLEGLTPRDMAINVALPEVDGRIISRAVSFKTLQTRNNKLETDVVVYEPVSDRIEFVTHLAANWVRLRVKPPQERRIALILANYPNTNGRLANGVGLDTPASCVEILKALKLAGYQLENIPETGDELIQILTSSITNDPEGRDWKPIQQSLSIEAYQKYFSTLPEIIQKEIIARWGEPNSIQNLPIAGIQFGNIFVGIQPSRGYDLDPSLNYHAPDLEPTHNYLAFYHWVRESFATDAIVHVGKHGNLEWLPGKSVALSNTCYPEIAFGPMPHLYPFIVNDPGEGSQAKRRAQAVIIDHLTPPMTRAQLYGGLQQVENLIDEYYEAESLDPSRLPTIRDRIQELVIKENLYKDLGITDKKDIENFETLILNSLDGYLCELKEAQIRDGLHIFGQCPQGTQLRDLIIAIARIPNRYSSGITRAIAQQWNLDIDPLTDDLSTPLSAPERLCVRLNSCRIIGDVVELLETEAAHLVEKIIEESGVRSQESRENYQLPITQTLNWIQEKLLPALQKTSEETTNLLRGLDGKYVPSGASGAPTRGRPEVLPTGKNFYAVDIRAIPTETAWDIGRKAAETLIETYTQEHGEYPKTLGLSVWGTATMRTGGDDIAEALALLGVQPVWDGAARRVVDFEILPLSIIGRPRVDVTLRISGFFRDAFPNLISLFDQAVKAVSSLDEPADQNPLADTVRQETAQWTQEGLSLEAAAERSQYRVFGSKPGAYGAGLQGLIASQNWEDDQDLAQAYINWSAYAYSGETGNRELLTGNSNIEALEQRLKQMQIVLHNQDNREHDLLDSDDYYQFQGGLTAAVRSLQGKNPEIYFGDNSNTQAPKVRQLSSEIARVYRSRVVNPKWIAGVMRHGYKGAFEMAATVDFLFAYDATAQCVEDYMYQGVVEAYLENTTVCEFIQNKNPWALRDIAERLLEANQRGLWQDANIQTLENLRNLVHQAEATIEET, from the coding sequence ATGCACCGAATCAGTGCCACACCAGGCGGATTGAATCAGTCAGAAGGTTTATTTTTTCTTGAGCAAACTCCTGCCCCTTTCATATTGATTACAGCAGCAGATACTGATATTCAAACCCTAGCGGCTGTAGTTCCCAAATTACCTAACCAATTCCCTGAATTAAGAGTAGCTAATCTGCTACAACTACAGCAACAAATAAGTATAGATGATTATGCTGAAAAAGTTTTAGAATCTGCTCAAGTAATTGTGCTTCGTCTCATAGGAGGAAGTTCCTACTGGGCTTATGGCTTAGAAGTTGTCCAAGAAATTGGACAACGTAATGGCACAACCTTGATTGTTATGCCAGGAGATGATGGACTTGATCTTGATTTAATCTCTAAATCTACACTTTCTCCAGAAATTGTTAAAAAAATTTGGCAATACTTTCAACAAGGTGGCGTAGAAAATTTCCTCAACGCGTTGCAATTTATTACTGATACATCCCTATTAACAGCGTTCAATCCCCCACCACCACAATCAGTTCCCCGTGTAGGATTGTATGAATGGAAGGAGGAGGTAGGGGCGCAGGTCCTGCGCCCAGTCAGGAGTCAGGAGTCAGAAAGAAGGAGTTATTTCTCACCTGTTTCTCCTCAGCCCAAAATTGGAATTTTATTTTATCGCGCTCATTATTTATCAGGAAATACTAAAGTTATTGATGCTTTATGTACAGCTTTAATAGAGAAAAATTTACAACCTGTGCCTGTTTTTGTTTCTTCATTACGGGAACCTGGGGTTACTGAAAAACTGTATGAATTGTTTGCAGCTAAAGATGATCATCATCTTAGTTTATTGATGAATACCACCAGTTTTTCCCTAGCAAGTTTAGAAACAGAAACACCACAAACTGAAATTTGGGAAAAGTTAAATGTTCCTGTTTTGCAAGTAATTCTTTGTGCCAGTTCTGTTGAACAATGGGAATCACAATTAGAAGGTTTAACACCCCGTGACATGGCGATAAACGTGGCATTACCAGAAGTAGACGGGCGAATTATTAGCCGGGCTGTGTCCTTCAAAACTTTGCAAACTCGTAATAATAAACTAGAAACCGATGTGGTAGTTTATGAACCAGTGAGCGATCGCATTGAATTCGTTACCCACCTGGCTGCAAACTGGGTACGATTGCGGGTAAAACCGCCCCAAGAACGCCGCATAGCTCTAATTTTAGCAAATTACCCCAATACCAACGGCCGCCTTGCCAACGGCGTAGGACTGGACACTCCAGCCAGTTGTGTAGAAATTCTCAAAGCTTTAAAATTAGCAGGTTATCAACTAGAAAATATTCCCGAAACTGGAGACGAATTAATTCAAATTCTCACATCTAGCATTACCAATGATCCAGAAGGCAGAGACTGGAAACCAATCCAGCAAAGTTTATCAATAGAAGCATATCAAAAATATTTTTCTACCTTACCCGAAATAATACAAAAAGAAATTATTGCCCGTTGGGGTGAACCAAATTCAATTCAAAATTTGCCAATTGCCGGAATTCAATTTGGTAACATTTTTGTAGGAATTCAACCATCAAGAGGTTACGATCTTGACCCTAGTTTAAATTATCATGCGCCAGATTTAGAACCCACACATAATTATTTAGCCTTTTATCATTGGGTGCGCGAATCTTTTGCTACTGATGCCATAGTTCATGTGGGCAAACATGGTAATTTAGAATGGCTACCGGGAAAAAGTGTCGCTTTATCTAATACTTGTTATCCAGAAATTGCCTTTGGACCAATGCCCCATTTATATCCATTTATTGTTAATGATCCCGGTGAAGGTTCACAGGCAAAAAGACGCGCCCAAGCTGTAATTATTGATCATTTAACACCACCAATGACCCGCGCTCAATTATATGGAGGATTGCAACAAGTAGAAAACCTCATTGATGAATATTACGAAGCCGAAAGTTTAGACCCTTCCAGATTACCAACAATACGCGATCGCATTCAAGAACTCGTCATCAAAGAAAACCTCTATAAAGATTTAGGAATTACAGATAAAAAAGACATTGAAAACTTTGAAACCTTAATCTTAAATTCCCTAGACGGTTACTTGTGCGAACTCAAAGAAGCCCAAATCCGCGACGGCTTACACATATTTGGTCAATGTCCCCAAGGAACGCAACTACGAGACTTAATAATTGCGATCGCTCGCATCCCCAACCGCTATTCCTCCGGCATCACTCGCGCCATAGCCCAACAATGGAACTTAGACATAGATCCCCTCACAGATGACCTTTCCACCCCCCTCTCTGCGCCTGAGCGCCTTTGCGTGAGACTTAACTCTTGTCGCATTATCGGTGATGTTGTCGAACTCCTAGAAACAGAAGCCGCCCACTTAGTAGAAAAAATTATTGAGGAGTCAGGAGTCAGGAGTCAGGAGTCAAGAGAAAATTACCAATTACCAATTACCCAAACCCTTAACTGGATACAAGAAAAACTCCTCCCAGCCCTGCAAAAAACCAGTGAAGAAACCACCAACCTATTACGGGGACTTGATGGCAAATACGTTCCCAGTGGTGCTTCTGGCGCACCCACCCGCGGACGCCCCGAAGTCCTACCCACAGGTAAAAACTTTTACGCCGTTGATATTCGTGCCATTCCCACAGAAACCGCCTGGGATATCGGCAGAAAAGCCGCCGAAACCCTAATTGAAACCTACACCCAAGAACACGGAGAATATCCCAAGACCCTCGGTTTATCCGTGTGGGGGACAGCTACCATGCGGACTGGTGGTGATGATATAGCTGAAGCATTAGCCTTACTCGGTGTTCAACCTGTGTGGGATGGTGCAGCGCGACGAGTCGTAGATTTTGAAATTTTACCCTTATCCATTATCGGTCGTCCCCGTGTAGATGTCACTTTGAGAATTTCCGGTTTTTTCCGAGATGCTTTCCCTAATTTAATCAGTTTATTTGATCAAGCCGTGAAAGCAGTCTCCTCCTTAGATGAACCAGCAGATCAAAATCCCCTTGCAGATACAGTTCGCCAAGAAACTGCACAATGGACTCAAGAGGGTTTATCCTTAGAAGCAGCAGCCGAGCGATCGCAATATCGCGTTTTTGGCTCTAAACCAGGGGCTTATGGTGCAGGACTCCAAGGCTTAATTGCTTCCCAAAACTGGGAAGATGACCAGGATTTAGCCCAAGCTTACATCAACTGGAGTGCTTACGCTTATTCTGGGGAAACAGGGAACAGGGAACTCTTAACTGGGAACAGTAATATTGAAGCTCTTGAGCAACGCTTGAAGCAAATGCAAATCGTGCTGCATAATCAAGATAACCGAGAACATGATTTACTCGACTCCGATGATTATTATCAATTTCAGGGTGGTTTAACCGCAGCCGTGCGTTCTCTTCAAGGTAAAAATCCTGAAATCTACTTTGGTGATAATTCCAATACACAAGCCCCTAAAGTCCGTCAACTTAGTTCAGAAATTGCCAGAGTTTATCGTTCCCGCGTAGTTAATCCTAAATGGATAGCTGGAGTTATGCGTCATGGTTATAAAGGTGCATTTGAAATGGCTGCAACGGTAGATTTTCTCTTCGCTTACGATGCTACCGCCCAATGTGTCGAAGATTATATGTATCAAGGAGTCGTCGAGGCATACTTAGAAAATACCACCGTTTGTGAATTTATCCAAAACAAAAATCCCTGGGCATTGCGCGATATTGCCGAAAGACTACTAGAAGCAAACCAGCGCGGATTATGGCAAGATGCAAATATACAAACCCTAGAAAATCTCCGCAATTTAGTCCATCAAGCAGAAGCAACTATCGAAGAAACATAA
- the sigC gene encoding RNA polymerase sigma factor SigC: MPATSFYKNAAHDGQNPRTPLDIEINNDEHDLSADDLPDLDMAAVESDLALAAQTTRRSTDLVRLYLQEIGRVRLLGRDEEVAEAQKVQRYLKLRLLLSAAATEEDDVIVPYSRLMEVQERLKAELGHRPSLERWATTAGINLPDLKPTLANGKRRWAEIANLTVEELEQVQTQGLQAKSHMIKANLRLVVSVAKKYQNRGLELLDLVQEGTLGLERAVEKFDPTKGYRFSTYAYWWIRQGITRAIATSSRTIRLPVHITEKLNKIKKAQRKIAQEKGRTPTLEDLAIELDMTAIQVREVLLRVPRSVSLETKVGKDKDTELGELLETDTITPEEMLMRESLHKDLHSLLDDLTSRERDVILMRFGLSDGHAYSLAEIGRALDLSRERVRQIESKALQKLRQPKRRNLIRDYLESLT, from the coding sequence ATGCCAGCAACATCTTTTTATAAAAATGCTGCCCACGACGGGCAAAATCCTCGGACACCTTTGGATATTGAAATCAATAATGATGAACATGATCTATCCGCAGATGATTTGCCGGATTTAGACATGGCTGCTGTTGAATCTGATTTAGCTTTAGCCGCGCAAACTACCCGACGGAGTACAGACTTAGTGCGTCTCTATCTGCAAGAAATTGGCAGAGTCCGTTTATTAGGACGAGATGAAGAAGTTGCCGAAGCACAGAAAGTACAGCGCTACTTAAAACTGCGATTATTACTTAGTGCTGCTGCCACTGAGGAAGATGATGTAATTGTCCCCTATTCACGGTTAATGGAGGTACAGGAGCGTTTAAAGGCTGAACTAGGACACCGCCCTTCTTTAGAACGGTGGGCGACCACTGCGGGGATAAATTTACCTGATCTTAAACCAACTTTAGCCAATGGGAAAAGACGCTGGGCAGAAATTGCTAATTTAACAGTAGAAGAGCTAGAGCAAGTTCAAACTCAAGGACTGCAAGCCAAATCGCACATGATTAAAGCGAATTTGCGTTTGGTGGTATCTGTCGCTAAGAAATACCAAAATCGTGGCTTGGAATTGCTAGATTTAGTCCAAGAAGGGACTTTAGGTTTAGAACGAGCAGTTGAGAAGTTTGACCCCACAAAAGGTTATCGTTTTAGTACCTATGCTTACTGGTGGATTCGTCAAGGTATTACGCGGGCGATCGCTACTTCTAGCCGGACTATTCGTCTTCCTGTCCATATTACCGAAAAGCTCAACAAAATTAAAAAGGCGCAACGGAAAATTGCCCAAGAAAAAGGTCGCACTCCGACTTTAGAAGACCTAGCCATTGAGTTAGATATGACAGCTATCCAAGTACGGGAAGTGTTGTTAAGAGTTCCTCGGTCTGTGTCCTTGGAAACCAAGGTTGGAAAAGATAAAGATACTGAATTAGGAGAATTGCTAGAGACTGATACTATTACGCCTGAGGAGATGTTAATGCGGGAATCTTTACATAAAGATTTGCATAGTCTCTTAGATGATTTAACCAGCCGGGAACGTGATGTTATTTTAATGCGCTTTGGCTTATCCGATGGTCATGCTTACTCCTTAGCAGAAATTGGCCGCGCCCTAGACCTATCACGGGAAAGAGTTAGACAAATTGAATCAAAGGCTTTGCAAAAACTCCGCCAACCCAAACGCCGTAACCTTATCCGCGACTATCTAGAGTCTTTAACTTAG
- a CDS encoding transcriptional repressor, with translation MTVYTTGSLKAELNDRGWRLTPQRETILHIFQELPQGEHLSAEDLYHRLETDSEGISLSTIYRTLKLMARMGILRELELGEGHKHYEINQPYPHHHHHLICVRCNSTIEFKNDSILKIGGKTAQKEGFHLLDCQMTIHAVCPQCQRALMPL, from the coding sequence ATGACTGTCTACACAACTGGTTCACTTAAGGCGGAATTAAACGACCGTGGCTGGCGTTTAACTCCACAGCGCGAAACAATTCTTCATATTTTTCAAGAACTCCCCCAGGGTGAGCATTTAAGCGCAGAGGATTTGTATCATCGCTTAGAAACTGATAGTGAAGGGATTAGTTTGTCAACTATCTATCGCACTTTGAAGTTAATGGCGAGAATGGGTATTTTGCGGGAGTTAGAATTGGGTGAAGGGCATAAACATTATGAAATTAATCAGCCTTATCCCCATCACCACCATCACCTAATTTGTGTCCGCTGTAACTCGACTATTGAGTTTAAAAATGACTCAATTTTAAAGATTGGCGGAAAAACAGCGCAAAAAGAAGGGTTTCATTTATTAGATTGTCAAATGACAATTCATGCTGTGTGTCCCCAGTGTCAAAGGGCGTTGATGCCACTTTAG
- a CDS encoding cysteine synthase family protein, translating to MLTYSPEPKFKTSLPSSLLLETVTEALGNVPIVRLNRIHPICQHHHLYLKLESCNPGGSIKEKNAAYLVNEAEKQGLLLPGGTIVESSSGNFGIGLAIVGATKGYRVMIVIDAKTPVTMGRMLTAYGAELVEVPLSAADAQGSMQVARMVKAQELAANIPGGWYPCQHKNPSNTDAHALWTAREIETAFGGAPDAIAIGVSTAGQLGGISRYFKKYYPQTRIIGVDVAGSAIFGTPRHPYKMTGLGLSFVPPNFDPHMVDAAYSINDSLAFSVCHALAKQEGMLLGASTGAIVAAALADAQRFTKPQTMLLLNPDRGDRYLETVYNTDWLTAQNIDILQNSHLTEAIANLLPVPLNIVGRSQE from the coding sequence ATGCTTACTTACTCTCCAGAACCAAAATTTAAAACTAGTTTACCATCATCACTTTTATTGGAAACGGTGACAGAAGCATTAGGGAATGTTCCCATTGTCCGATTAAATCGAATTCATCCAATTTGTCAACATCATCATTTATATTTAAAACTAGAATCTTGTAATCCTGGTGGTAGCATTAAAGAAAAAAATGCCGCTTATCTGGTAAATGAAGCCGAAAAACAAGGTTTATTGTTGCCCGGTGGTACGATTGTGGAATCTAGTTCTGGTAACTTTGGGATTGGGTTAGCAATTGTGGGTGCAACAAAGGGTTACAGAGTAATGATTGTCATTGATGCGAAAACTCCTGTAACCATGGGAAGAATGTTGACTGCTTATGGTGCAGAACTGGTAGAAGTTCCTTTGAGCGCGGCTGATGCTCAAGGTTCGATGCAGGTAGCAAGGATGGTAAAAGCTCAGGAATTAGCCGCAAATATCCCTGGTGGTTGGTATCCCTGTCAACATAAAAATCCTAGCAATACTGATGCTCACGCTTTGTGGACTGCGCGGGAGATTGAAACGGCTTTTGGTGGTGCGCCGGACGCTATTGCCATTGGAGTCAGTACGGCTGGACAATTAGGGGGTATTAGTCGCTACTTTAAAAAATATTATCCCCAAACTAGAATTATTGGTGTAGATGTGGCTGGATCGGCTATTTTTGGTACACCCAGACACCCCTATAAGATGACTGGACTGGGTTTATCCTTCGTTCCCCCCAATTTTGACCCACACATGGTAGATGCAGCTTACAGCATTAATGATAGTTTGGCGTTTTCCGTGTGTCACGCTTTGGCTAAACAGGAAGGAATGCTTTTAGGTGCTTCCACTGGTGCAATTGTCGCCGCCGCTTTAGCAGATGCCCAAAGATTTACTAAACCTCAAACTATGTTACTACTTAATCCTGACAGGGGAGATAGATATTTAGAAACAGTTTACAACACCGATTGGTTAACTGCACAAAATATTGACATCCTCCAAAATTCACATCTCACAGAAGCAATTGCTAACCTGCTACCTGTACCATTGAATATTGTCGGTAGGAGTCAAGAGTGA
- a CDS encoding PIN domain-containing protein has protein sequence MKIVFDTNIVLDILLEREPFVSFSINLFNAVEKQIIQGYLCATTITTIDYLLTKSIGKQSAKVSINKLLNLFAIAEVNDVILKAAINSDFSDFEDVVLYHSGIYAGVDGFVTRNSKDFKTASLPIYSPTELLRIIQEIKDN, from the coding sequence TTGAAAATTGTATTTGATACAAATATTGTTCTTGATATTTTGCTAGAGCGTGAGCCTTTCGTTAGTTTCTCTATTAATTTATTTAATGCTGTTGAGAAGCAAATTATTCAGGGTTATCTTTGTGCGACAACAATAACTACGATTGATTATTTATTAACTAAATCAATAGGAAAGCAGTCAGCCAAGGTTTCTATTAATAAATTGCTTAATTTATTTGCGATTGCAGAGGTTAATGATGTGATATTGAAAGCGGCGATAAATTCAGATTTTTCTGATTTTGAGGATGTTGTTTTATATCATTCAGGCATTTATGCGGGTGTTGATGGTTTTGTAACTCGAAATAGCAAGGATTTTAAAACTGCTAGTTTGCCTATTTATAGTCCAACTGAATTATTAAGAATTATTCAAGAAATAAAGGATAACTGA